The following coding sequences lie in one Halomonas sp. 'Soap Lake #6' genomic window:
- the guaA gene encoding glutamine-hydrolyzing GMP synthase yields MSDIHAHKILILDFGSQYTQLIARRVREIGVYSEVRAFDITEEEIREYNPNGIILAGGPESVTELDSPRAPQCVFEMGLPVLGICYGMQTMAEQLGGSVAGSNQSEFGYAQIQIDADNALFNGIKDHVDAATGKALLDVWMSHGDKVAKAPDTFTVTASTPSCPIAAMAWEEKQFYGVQFHPEVTHTLQGQRILEHFVVDICKAEKLWTPAQIIEDQVQRVREQVGDRHVLLGLSGGVDSSVVAALLHKAIGDQLTCVFVDNGLLRKAEGDQVMETFAKHMGVKVIRVDAEDLFLGKLAGEKDPEAKRKIIGNTFIDVFDEEASKIEGVDFLAQGTIYPDVIESAASKTGKAHVIKSHHNVGGLPETMKLKLVEPLRELFKDEVRKLGLELGLPYDMVYRHPFPGPGLGVRILGEVKKEYADILREADAIYIEELRASGWYEKTSQAFAVFLPVKSVGVVGDGRRYEWVIALRAVETIDFMTARWAHLPYELLEKVSNRIINELGGVSRVTYDVSSKPPATIEWE; encoded by the coding sequence ATGAGTGATATTCACGCCCATAAGATTCTGATTCTCGACTTCGGCTCCCAGTACACCCAGCTGATTGCCCGCCGGGTACGCGAAATCGGCGTATATTCCGAAGTTCGTGCCTTCGATATCACCGAAGAAGAGATTCGCGAGTACAACCCCAACGGTATTATCTTAGCCGGTGGCCCTGAATCTGTGACCGAATTGGACTCACCACGCGCACCCCAGTGTGTGTTTGAAATGGGCCTGCCGGTGCTGGGTATTTGCTACGGCATGCAGACCATGGCCGAGCAACTCGGCGGCAGCGTTGCTGGTTCCAACCAGAGCGAGTTCGGCTACGCGCAGATTCAAATCGATGCCGACAATGCCCTGTTCAACGGCATTAAAGACCATGTAGACGCCGCCACTGGCAAGGCCCTGCTGGATGTATGGATGAGCCACGGCGATAAAGTCGCCAAAGCTCCAGACACTTTCACCGTGACCGCTTCCACACCAAGCTGCCCAATTGCCGCCATGGCATGGGAAGAGAAGCAGTTCTACGGCGTACAGTTCCACCCGGAAGTGACCCACACCCTGCAAGGCCAGCGGATTCTTGAGCACTTCGTGGTCGATATCTGTAAAGCCGAAAAACTCTGGACGCCTGCACAAATCATCGAAGACCAAGTACAGCGCGTGCGCGAGCAAGTGGGCGACCGCCACGTACTGCTCGGCCTTTCCGGTGGTGTCGACTCCTCCGTGGTTGCCGCACTGCTGCACAAAGCCATTGGCGACCAGCTGACCTGCGTATTCGTAGACAACGGCTTGCTGCGTAAAGCAGAAGGCGACCAGGTAATGGAAACCTTCGCCAAGCACATGGGCGTTAAGGTGATCCGCGTAGATGCCGAAGACCTGTTCCTCGGTAAGCTGGCGGGTGAAAAAGACCCAGAAGCCAAACGCAAAATTATCGGCAACACCTTTATCGACGTGTTCGATGAAGAAGCCAGTAAGATTGAAGGCGTGGACTTCCTAGCTCAGGGCACCATCTACCCGGATGTGATCGAATCTGCCGCTTCTAAAACCGGCAAAGCCCACGTGATCAAATCCCACCACAACGTAGGTGGCCTGCCGGAAACCATGAAGCTCAAGCTGGTTGAGCCGCTGCGCGAACTGTTTAAAGACGAAGTGCGCAAACTCGGCCTGGAACTCGGCTTGCCCTACGATATGGTTTACCGCCACCCGTTCCCTGGCCCTGGCCTGGGCGTGCGTATTCTGGGCGAAGTGAAGAAAGAGTACGCCGATATCCTGCGTGAAGCCGACGCCATCTACATCGAAGAACTACGCGCCTCCGGTTGGTACGAAAAAACCAGCCAAGCATTTGCCGTGTTCCTACCAGTTAAATCCGTTGGTGTAGTAGGCGACGGCCGCCGCTACGAATGGGTTATCGCGCTACGCGCAGTAGAAACCATCGACTTCATGACCGCCCGCTGGGCGCACCTGCCCTACGAGCTACTGGAGAAGGTATCCAACCGGATTATCAATGAGTTGGGTGGGGTTTCGCGGGTGACTTATGACGTTAGTAGTAAGCCGCCTGCTACTATTGAGTGGGAGTGA
- a CDS encoding class I SAM-dependent DNA methyltransferase, translating to MNSTEQQFLKSLDDKLWKAADKLRANLDAANYKHVVLGLIFLKYVSDAFEERQEELLELFQNDSDDNIYYLPRDDFNSDEEYQQALLEELEVLDYYREANVFWVPKPARWSTLKEKAVLPVGSVLWQGDAGNEIKLRSVSWLIDNALEEIEKSNDKLKGILNRISQYQLDNDKLLGLINTFSDTSFTKPVFEGEKLSLQSKDILGHVYEYFLGQFALAEGKQGGQYYTPKSIVTLIVEMLQPYSGRVYDPAMGSGGFFVSSDKFIEEHAKEQQYDPSEQKKHISVYGQESNPTTWRLAAMNMAIRGIDFNFGKKNADTFLDDQHPDLRADFVMANPPFNIKDWWNESLAEDVRWKYGTPPKGNANFGWMQHMLHHLSPTGSMALLLANGSMSSNSGGEGEIRRRLVEQDLVECIVALPGQLFTNTQIPACIWFLTKDKTNGMVRDEKKRDRRKEFLFIDARNLGFMRDRVLRDFTNDDIAKITETFHAWQRGEDYEGIPGFCKSASLDEIKKHDFVLTPGRYVGAEAQEDDGEPFAEKMARLTGQLREQFIESDRLETEIKRNLGGLGYEV from the coding sequence ATGAACAGCACGGAACAGCAATTCCTCAAGTCCCTGGACGACAAGCTTTGGAAAGCCGCTGATAAACTGCGCGCTAACCTGGATGCCGCCAACTACAAGCACGTGGTGCTGGGCCTGATCTTCCTGAAATACGTCTCCGACGCCTTCGAAGAGCGTCAGGAAGAACTGCTGGAACTGTTCCAGAATGACAGCGACGACAACATCTATTACTTACCCCGAGATGACTTCAACAGCGACGAAGAGTACCAGCAAGCGTTGCTCGAAGAGCTGGAAGTATTGGATTACTACCGTGAAGCCAACGTGTTCTGGGTGCCCAAGCCGGCCCGTTGGAGCACTCTGAAAGAGAAAGCCGTGCTGCCCGTGGGGAGTGTGCTGTGGCAAGGCGATGCCGGTAATGAGATAAAGCTGCGTTCCGTTTCCTGGCTGATCGACAACGCCCTGGAAGAGATTGAAAAGAGCAATGACAAGCTTAAAGGCATTCTTAACCGCATCAGCCAGTACCAACTGGATAATGACAAGCTATTGGGCCTGATCAACACCTTCTCTGACACCTCATTTACCAAGCCTGTTTTTGAAGGTGAGAAGCTGAGCTTGCAGAGTAAAGACATCCTTGGCCACGTGTACGAATACTTCCTCGGCCAGTTTGCCCTAGCGGAAGGCAAGCAGGGTGGCCAGTATTACACCCCCAAGAGCATCGTCACCCTGATTGTCGAAATGCTGCAACCGTATTCCGGTCGTGTGTATGACCCGGCCATGGGGTCAGGCGGCTTCTTTGTCTCTAGTGATAAATTCATTGAAGAGCACGCCAAAGAGCAGCAGTACGACCCCAGCGAGCAGAAAAAGCACATCTCCGTATACGGCCAAGAATCCAACCCTACGACCTGGCGTTTGGCCGCCATGAACATGGCCATCCGGGGCATCGACTTCAACTTCGGCAAGAAAAACGCCGATACTTTCCTCGACGACCAGCACCCGGATTTGCGCGCTGACTTTGTGATGGCCAACCCACCGTTCAATATCAAAGATTGGTGGAATGAGTCCCTTGCTGAGGACGTGCGCTGGAAATATGGCACCCCGCCCAAGGGCAACGCCAACTTTGGCTGGATGCAACATATGCTCCACCATTTGTCGCCGACCGGCAGCATGGCGCTGCTGCTGGCCAACGGCTCGATGAGTTCCAACAGCGGTGGTGAGGGCGAGATTCGCCGTCGCCTGGTCGAGCAGGATTTAGTCGAGTGCATTGTCGCCTTGCCGGGCCAGCTATTCACCAATACCCAGATTCCTGCCTGTATCTGGTTCCTGACCAAAGACAAAACCAACGGCATGGTGCGCGATGAGAAGAAGCGGGATCGTCGAAAAGAGTTCCTGTTTATCGACGCCCGCAACCTGGGCTTTATGCGGGATCGGGTACTACGGGACTTTACTAATGATGACATCGCCAAGATCACCGAGACTTTCCATGCTTGGCAACGGGGTGAGGACTACGAGGGCATCCCTGGCTTCTGCAAATCCGCCAGCCTGGACGAAATCAAAAAGCACGACTTTGTGCTGACACCTGGGCGCTATGTGGGAGCTGAGGCACAGGAAGACGACGGCGAGCCGTTTGCAGAGAAGATGGCAAGACTGACCGGCCAGCTGCGGGAGCAGTTTATAGAGAGTGATCGGCTGGAAACGGAGATTAAGCGGAATTTGGGGGGGCTGGGTTATGAAGTTTAA
- a CDS encoding restriction endonuclease subunit S, with protein MKFKPLSELLEIPLRNGLTKPKKLRGSGVKMVNMGELFKYPRMTSIPMDRAPLTEKEADTSFLRTGDLLFARQSLVREGAGKCSIFLYDTEPVFFESHLIRCRLCAKKCNPLFYYYYFDSPAGKQAIDAIIEQGAGAAGIRGSDLAKLNVPSPSIDFQNNVVSILDAIDKKIETNHQINQTLEQMAQALFKSWFVNFEPVKAKIATLEAGGSAEDALLAAMQVISGKTANQLVTLSAEQPKHYAELRATAELFPSTMQDSELGEIPERWYPSRLDQNIELAYGKALKKSTRVEGKYPVYGSGGVAGSHNEFLVSGPGIIVGRKGTVGSIYWEPHNFYPIDTTFYVIVKNGYSLAFAYYLLQTLGLSEMNTDAAVPGLNRNNVYRLEVPSFPEPLISQFSQIITPLSEKISESNAESLTLTQLRDSLFPKLLSGQLTVSDVKGPRQEAEVSADV; from the coding sequence ATGAAGTTTAAGCCTCTCTCAGAATTGCTTGAGATACCTTTACGTAACGGACTCACTAAGCCTAAGAAGCTTCGTGGCTCGGGGGTTAAGATGGTGAATATGGGAGAGCTGTTCAAATATCCCAGAATGACCAGTATCCCAATGGACCGCGCCCCATTAACAGAAAAGGAAGCTGACACATCGTTTCTGAGAACAGGTGATTTACTTTTCGCAAGACAATCATTGGTTCGTGAAGGTGCTGGTAAGTGCTCTATCTTTTTATATGATACTGAGCCTGTTTTTTTTGAATCTCATCTTATTCGCTGCCGCCTGTGTGCCAAAAAGTGCAACCCTCTTTTCTATTATTACTATTTTGATAGCCCTGCTGGAAAGCAGGCCATAGACGCAATTATTGAGCAGGGTGCTGGAGCAGCAGGTATTCGAGGGTCAGACTTGGCGAAGCTAAATGTACCTTCACCCTCCATCGATTTTCAGAATAATGTCGTATCTATACTTGATGCTATTGATAAAAAGATCGAAACAAACCACCAAATCAACCAAACCCTCGAACAAATGGCTCAGGCCCTGTTCAAAAGCTGGTTTGTCAATTTCGAGCCGGTCAAAGCCAAGATCGCAACACTAGAAGCTGGCGGCAGCGCGGAAGACGCTCTTCTAGCCGCCATGCAGGTCATTTCTGGCAAAACGGCTAATCAGCTGGTCACGTTAAGCGCCGAACAACCCAAGCACTACGCCGAGCTGCGTGCCACCGCCGAGCTATTTCCATCGACTATGCAGGATAGTGAGTTGGGGGAGATTCCGGAGAGGTGGTACCCCTCGCGACTCGACCAAAATATCGAATTAGCTTATGGCAAAGCGCTTAAGAAAAGCACAAGAGTTGAAGGTAAATACCCAGTTTATGGCTCTGGTGGAGTAGCTGGGTCACACAACGAATTTTTGGTTTCTGGCCCTGGAATCATAGTTGGCAGGAAAGGTACTGTTGGAAGCATCTATTGGGAGCCGCACAATTTTTATCCGATTGACACGACTTTCTATGTAATCGTCAAAAACGGATATTCTCTAGCATTTGCGTATTACCTTCTTCAAACGCTAGGACTATCAGAGATGAACACGGATGCTGCTGTACCAGGCTTAAACCGAAACAATGTCTATAGGCTTGAAGTCCCTTCTTTCCCGGAACCACTAATTAGCCAATTCAGCCAAATCATCACACCGCTCTCAGAGAAAATATCAGAATCAAATGCTGAAAGCCTGACTTTGACTCAATTGAGGGACAGCTTGTTCCCCAAGCTCCTCTCTGGTCAGCTCACTGTATCTGATGTAAAGGGGCCACGACAGGAAGCTGAGGTGTCGGCCGATGTTTAA
- a CDS encoding FRG domain-containing protein has translation MSEAYTWDKVPIWNSESPETSFDILADDISGRIPVTRLESWQDFVGMLESPFFNPHETELVFRGHRRFDWSMTPTLGRLTENGIITSKLVSDTLALFRKAIRGRVTDHTLLDEGVEDDELWSIGQHHGLMTPLLDWTYSPYVALFFAFSKEDRKDEKENPYRAIYVLNKSFIADEEVCPDIRVFEPRKDDHGRLVSQAGLFTFAPEDSTIENKLAEVLWGDDFPIDALKNASSSEEPGILARYICKIYIKNEMQQECLRHLRRMNVHHASLFPDLIGAADYCNAFMTDAEKNRAAQASKKALKKAAKDDETPTAPVISPPEPYVGEFQSVTDLLCQPKEAEGFDHSSLTALSKELSKLLAARKLVDWQDRESIQAEIKVKARALLRKHKYPQNAQELVISNILDISTAQNESEKANA, from the coding sequence ATGAGTGAAGCCTACACTTGGGACAAAGTACCAATCTGGAATAGTGAAAGCCCCGAAACTAGTTTCGACATTCTGGCTGACGATATCAGCGGACGCATCCCTGTAACGCGGTTAGAAAGTTGGCAGGATTTTGTTGGGATGCTCGAGAGTCCGTTCTTTAATCCACATGAAACCGAACTGGTTTTTCGCGGACATCGCCGCTTCGACTGGAGCATGACTCCAACGCTCGGACGTTTAACCGAGAACGGCATTATCACCTCGAAATTGGTCTCTGATACCTTGGCTCTGTTTCGTAAGGCAATTAGAGGGCGTGTCACTGACCACACATTACTTGATGAGGGCGTTGAGGATGATGAGTTGTGGTCGATTGGGCAACACCATGGTCTTATGACGCCTTTACTGGACTGGACCTATTCACCTTACGTGGCGCTGTTCTTTGCGTTCTCAAAAGAGGATAGAAAAGACGAAAAGGAAAACCCGTACAGGGCCATCTATGTACTGAATAAGTCGTTTATTGCCGATGAAGAGGTATGCCCTGACATAAGGGTTTTCGAACCTCGAAAAGATGACCACGGCCGCCTGGTAAGTCAAGCAGGGTTGTTTACCTTTGCACCTGAAGACTCAACGATAGAAAACAAATTAGCGGAAGTGTTGTGGGGTGACGATTTCCCTATCGATGCATTGAAAAACGCGTCAAGCAGTGAAGAGCCAGGGATATTGGCACGCTACATTTGCAAAATTTACATTAAGAATGAAATGCAGCAGGAGTGTTTACGTCATCTGCGGCGTATGAACGTACATCATGCCAGCTTATTCCCTGATTTGATTGGTGCCGCAGACTATTGCAACGCATTCATGACTGATGCTGAAAAAAATCGAGCAGCCCAAGCTAGTAAGAAAGCTCTGAAAAAGGCGGCAAAAGATGATGAGACGCCTACAGCTCCTGTAATATCTCCGCCTGAACCCTATGTAGGAGAGTTCCAGTCCGTCACGGATCTGCTCTGCCAGCCGAAAGAGGCCGAGGGGTTTGATCATAGCTCTCTAACTGCTCTGTCGAAAGAACTGTCAAAACTGCTCGCAGCTCGGAAGCTGGTAGACTGGCAAGACAGAGAATCAATTCAAGCTGAGATAAAGGTCAAAGCCCGCGCCTTGCTTCGCAAACATAAATATCCTCAGAACGCTCAAGAATTGGTGATTTCAAACATACTCGATATATCAACAGCCCAAAATGAAAGCGAGAAAGCAAACGCTTAG
- a CDS encoding RNA-binding domain-containing protein: MIEIYSVEDIAALKESVDVECKLAAGQDGKGKLPKDFWETYSAFANTYGGDVFLGIREQSAGQFELSGIVNPSKVIDELWTGLNNPQKVSSCVLRDRWVKVVDIDGHSVIHVHVPQATRKQRPVYIKGNPLLGTYKRFNSTDQLQSEESVRRMLAEQVEDTRDGETLQGYGLDDLDIDSFNQYRQMYINRQPDHPWNQLDAQEFLYRIGGWRRDRETGRSGLTRAGLLMFGHLTAIKEAFPNYMLDYQERPEPKAELRWVDRLTLDGSWSGNVFDFYRRVIRKLTTDLKIPFLLEGDQRQDDTSVHKALREALVNTLVHADFSGRASVLVVKRPDMFGFRNPGLMRVPRDIARVGGNSDCRNRLLQDMFRFIGLGENAGSGLPKIFQGWVSQHWREPVLREADSPSDQTLLELHMLSLVPEEVLEKLQQVLGEETFSQLTDRERLVLITAKIETTVDHGRMMSILDIHPRDLTTLLSGLVEKGLIEREGAGRGSVYFLPDARFNDLLRENGADETLSSKGPELGSGPLNNRSGPLESSSGPLAELQDLARPIAERKKAPRSDVEAVILALCERQPLRPEELEQLLNRSAESLRKRYLQPMVKSRKLRLKYPTKPNHPQQAYMLGDDTQ; encoded by the coding sequence ATGATTGAGATCTATTCAGTAGAGGACATAGCCGCACTGAAAGAAAGCGTCGATGTCGAATGCAAATTGGCCGCCGGCCAAGACGGTAAGGGCAAGCTCCCAAAGGATTTCTGGGAAACCTATAGCGCCTTCGCTAATACTTATGGCGGCGATGTGTTTCTGGGTATCAGGGAGCAATCAGCCGGGCAATTCGAGCTATCCGGCATTGTAAACCCGAGCAAGGTGATCGACGAGTTGTGGACAGGGCTAAATAATCCACAAAAGGTCAGTTCCTGCGTTCTGCGCGACCGGTGGGTCAAGGTTGTCGACATTGATGGCCACTCAGTTATCCATGTGCATGTGCCTCAGGCTACCCGTAAACAGCGACCGGTATACATCAAGGGCAACCCTCTGCTCGGCACCTACAAACGTTTTAACAGTACCGATCAACTGCAGAGTGAGGAATCCGTCCGCAGAATGTTAGCTGAGCAAGTGGAAGACACCCGCGACGGTGAGACATTGCAAGGCTATGGGCTGGATGACCTGGACATAGACAGCTTTAACCAATATCGCCAGATGTACATCAACCGACAGCCCGACCATCCCTGGAACCAGCTGGATGCGCAAGAGTTTTTGTATCGCATTGGCGGTTGGCGTAGGGATCGCGAAACCGGGCGCTCTGGGCTGACACGGGCTGGCCTGCTGATGTTTGGCCACCTGACCGCAATCAAGGAAGCCTTCCCCAACTACATGCTGGATTACCAGGAACGGCCGGAGCCAAAGGCGGAACTTCGCTGGGTTGATCGATTAACACTGGACGGATCGTGGTCGGGCAATGTTTTCGATTTTTATAGGCGAGTGATACGTAAGCTGACGACAGACCTGAAAATCCCATTCCTGCTCGAGGGTGATCAACGACAAGACGACACCTCTGTGCACAAAGCGCTGCGTGAAGCGCTGGTTAATACGCTGGTTCACGCGGACTTCTCTGGCCGTGCCTCTGTATTGGTCGTAAAAAGACCCGACATGTTTGGCTTTCGAAACCCCGGACTTATGCGAGTTCCAAGAGATATTGCACGGGTCGGTGGCAACAGCGACTGTCGGAATCGTCTGCTCCAAGATATGTTCCGCTTTATTGGTCTCGGTGAGAATGCTGGATCAGGTCTTCCAAAGATTTTCCAGGGGTGGGTTAGTCAGCACTGGCGTGAGCCGGTTCTTCGGGAGGCAGATAGTCCCAGTGATCAGACCCTGCTTGAGCTCCACATGTTGAGCTTGGTGCCAGAAGAGGTCCTGGAGAAGCTTCAACAGGTTCTTGGAGAAGAGACTTTCTCACAACTGACGGACCGTGAGAGGCTAGTGCTTATCACAGCCAAGATTGAAACAACCGTGGATCATGGACGGATGATGTCGATCCTCGATATACATCCTCGGGATCTGACAACACTTTTGTCGGGATTAGTGGAGAAAGGGTTGATTGAGCGAGAGGGCGCGGGACGTGGGTCTGTCTACTTCCTTCCGGACGCACGGTTTAATGACCTGCTGCGTGAGAATGGTGCTGATGAGACGTTAAGTTCCAAAGGTCCGGAGCTTGGGTCCGGACCTTTGAATAATAGGTCCGGACCTTTGGAGAGCAGCTCTGGACCTTTGGCAGAACTACAGGATCTTGCTCGGCCAATTGCGGAAAGAAAAAAAGCACCAAGATCTGACGTTGAGGCCGTAATATTGGCCCTGTGCGAACGCCAACCGCTTCGTCCTGAGGAGCTGGAACAGTTGCTCAATCGTTCGGCGGAGTCTCTGCGAAAGCGATACCTGCAACCCATGGTTAAATCAAGAAAGTTACGGTTGAAGTACCCAACCAAGCCCAATCATCCGCAGCAGGCCTACATGCTAGGAGACGACACGCAGTGA
- a CDS encoding type I restriction endonuclease subunit R encodes MTEDALEQHCLEWFAEGGWEIAHGPDLAPEGDAPERADYRQVLLLADLEAAIVRINPHVPQSAIEQAVAVVRKPESLDMVVNNRAFHRLLLDGVPVEYKRDDKVVHDQVFLVDFSELSANRFRAINQFTIGGVKQLRRPDVICFINGLPLAVLELKSPSAENVDIWDAYNQIQTYKEEVSDLFVYNQAVVISDGYLARVGSLTASQERYMPWRTLKHEDDKPLLEWQLETMVRGFFDRELLLDYIRYFVIFETDADKLIKKIAGYHQFHAVREAVRATVIAAQAPEQGFHARERRAVYGDEVHPGSKKAGVVWHTQGSGKSISMACYAGKLLQQPAMHNPTLIVVTDRNDLDGQLFATFSAARELLRQEPVQADDRDTLRQLLSERESGGIIFTTVQKFVLLNDESGHPILNDRHNIVVISDEAHRSQYGLKATLKKDGTYKYGYARHMRDALPNASFIGFTGTPIESEDKDTRAVFGDYVSIYDIQDAVDDGATVPIFYESRLAKLDINRDQIEELSAQVDEVVEDEEDVGNREKTKGEWSRLEKLVGSGPRLQQVAEDLVNHFETRSSTIAGKAMIVAMSREIAVHLYNALVTLRPEWHDDDPEKGAIKIVMTGSASDRALLQPHIYNKKTKKRFEKRFKDVNDPLKLVIVRDMWLTGFDAPCCHTMYVDKPMKGHNLMQAIARVNRVFKDKPGGLVVDYIGIANELKQALKTYTDAKGKGTPTHSAEEAYAILVEKLDIIHGMLAPSPKSNGFDYRGFDVEPHKWLIPTANYVLSLEDGKKRFLDTVLAMNKAFSLCATLDAAQDLQKEVAFLSQVKTAITKFTSVDKKLTEEEKNTALKQILDNALVSEGVTDVFALCGLDKPNIGLLSDEFLEDVRQMPYKNFAVELLEKLLKDDIKAKTRNNVVQEKKYADRLQETLRRYNNRGIETAQVIEELIAMAKQFQAELERDAALGLNSDEVAFYDALASNESAVRELGDKILKAIAVEITEKLRKSTTVDWQVRESVRAKLRILVRRTLQRYKYPPDQAPEAVELILQQAEVLSNHWTAN; translated from the coding sequence ATCACTGAAGATGCCCTAGAGCAACACTGTTTGGAATGGTTCGCTGAAGGCGGCTGGGAAATCGCCCATGGGCCGGATCTTGCCCCAGAGGGTGACGCTCCAGAGCGGGCGGATTACCGGCAGGTGTTGCTACTGGCGGATCTCGAAGCGGCCATTGTCCGCATCAACCCGCACGTGCCCCAGAGTGCCATTGAGCAAGCGGTGGCCGTGGTTCGCAAACCCGAAAGCCTGGATATGGTCGTCAACAATCGGGCCTTCCATCGCCTGCTGCTGGACGGCGTGCCGGTAGAGTATAAGCGCGACGATAAAGTGGTTCATGATCAGGTCTTTTTAGTGGATTTTAGCGAACTGTCTGCTAACCGCTTCAGGGCCATCAATCAGTTCACCATCGGGGGAGTTAAGCAGCTGCGCCGTCCGGATGTAATCTGTTTTATCAATGGCCTGCCGTTGGCGGTGTTAGAGCTGAAAAGCCCTAGCGCCGAAAATGTGGATATCTGGGATGCCTACAACCAGATTCAGACCTACAAGGAGGAAGTCTCGGATCTGTTCGTTTACAACCAAGCGGTGGTGATTAGTGACGGCTACCTGGCCCGGGTAGGCTCCCTCACTGCTAGCCAAGAGCGCTATATGCCCTGGCGTACCCTCAAGCACGAGGACGACAAGCCTCTGCTGGAGTGGCAACTGGAAACCATGGTGCGGGGGTTCTTTGATCGAGAACTGCTGCTGGATTACATCCGCTACTTTGTGATTTTCGAGACGGACGCAGACAAGCTGATCAAGAAGATTGCAGGTTATCATCAATTTCATGCGGTGCGTGAAGCGGTGCGGGCCACCGTCATTGCCGCCCAGGCGCCGGAACAAGGCTTCCATGCCAGAGAGAGGCGTGCGGTCTATGGCGATGAGGTTCATCCCGGCAGCAAGAAAGCTGGGGTGGTGTGGCATACCCAGGGCTCGGGCAAGAGCATTTCGATGGCCTGCTATGCAGGCAAGCTGCTGCAGCAACCGGCGATGCACAACCCAACGCTGATCGTCGTGACCGACCGCAACGATCTTGATGGCCAGCTGTTCGCCACCTTCAGCGCCGCCCGAGAACTGCTCAGGCAGGAGCCGGTACAGGCGGATGACCGAGATACCCTGCGTCAGCTGCTCTCGGAGCGGGAGTCGGGCGGTATTATCTTCACCACAGTGCAGAAGTTTGTCCTGCTGAACGATGAGTCTGGCCACCCGATTCTCAACGACCGTCACAACATTGTGGTGATCTCTGATGAAGCCCACCGTAGCCAGTACGGTCTGAAAGCAACCCTTAAAAAAGACGGAACCTACAAGTACGGTTACGCCCGTCATATGCGGGATGCCCTGCCTAACGCCTCGTTTATAGGTTTCACCGGCACCCCCATTGAGAGCGAAGACAAAGACACCCGCGCCGTATTTGGCGATTACGTTTCCATCTACGACATTCAGGATGCCGTCGACGATGGGGCGACGGTGCCCATCTTCTATGAGTCACGTCTGGCCAAGCTGGACATCAACCGTGATCAGATTGAAGAACTTTCGGCCCAGGTTGATGAAGTAGTGGAAGACGAAGAGGACGTTGGCAACCGTGAAAAAACCAAGGGTGAGTGGAGCCGCTTGGAAAAGCTGGTGGGTTCCGGCCCGCGCTTACAACAGGTCGCAGAAGACCTGGTAAACCACTTTGAAACCCGTTCCAGTACCATTGCTGGCAAAGCCATGATCGTGGCAATGAGCCGGGAGATTGCAGTGCATCTCTATAACGCGCTGGTGACACTTCGACCGGAGTGGCACGACGATGATCCAGAGAAAGGTGCGATCAAGATTGTCATGACTGGCTCTGCCTCTGACCGGGCGTTGCTACAGCCGCACATTTACAATAAGAAAACCAAAAAGCGCTTTGAAAAACGCTTTAAAGACGTCAACGACCCGCTCAAGTTGGTGATCGTGCGGGATATGTGGCTCACCGGCTTCGATGCTCCTTGTTGTCACACGATGTATGTCGACAAGCCCATGAAGGGCCACAACCTTATGCAGGCCATTGCCCGGGTCAACCGCGTGTTCAAAGATAAGCCCGGCGGCCTGGTGGTGGACTACATCGGTATTGCCAATGAGCTAAAACAGGCTCTGAAAACCTACACCGACGCCAAGGGTAAGGGAACGCCTACCCATAGCGCCGAAGAGGCTTACGCCATCCTGGTAGAGAAGCTGGATATCATCCACGGCATGCTCGCCCCCAGCCCAAAAAGCAACGGCTTTGACTACCGAGGGTTCGATGTTGAACCACACAAATGGCTGATACCCACTGCCAACTACGTGCTTAGCCTTGAAGATGGCAAGAAACGCTTCCTGGATACTGTCCTGGCCATGAATAAAGCGTTTTCCCTGTGTGCGACTCTCGATGCAGCACAAGACCTGCAGAAAGAAGTGGCGTTCCTATCCCAGGTGAAGACCGCAATCACCAAGTTCACCAGCGTTGACAAGAAGCTCACCGAGGAAGAGAAGAATACCGCTCTCAAGCAGATTTTGGACAATGCGCTGGTCTCCGAAGGCGTTACCGATGTCTTCGCCTTATGCGGCTTGGACAAACCCAATATCGGCCTGCTCTCTGACGAGTTTCTGGAAGACGTTCGTCAGATGCCCTATAAGAACTTCGCCGTGGAGCTCTTAGAAAAGCTGCTCAAAGATGACATCAAAGCCAAGACCCGCAACAACGTTGTTCAAGAGAAGAAGTATGCGGACCGTTTGCAGGAAACCCTGCGTCGGTACAACAACCGGGGCATTGAGACGGCGCAGGTCATTGAAGAGCTGATCGCGATGGCCAAGCAGTTTCAGGCGGAGTTGGAGCGGGATGCTGCTCTTGGCCTGAACTCGGACGAGGTCGCCTTTTACGACGCCCTGGCCAGCAACGAAAGTGCGGTGCGTGAACTGGGCGACAAAATCCTGAAAGCCATCGCCGTCGAGATCACAGAAAAGCTACGCAAATCTACCACCGTCGATTGGCAGGTGCGGGAAAGTGTAAGGGCGAAGCTGAGGATTCTGGTACGCCGCACATTACAACGCTACAAGTATCCGCCCGATCAGGCTCCAGAAGCTGTGGAGCTAATACTGCAGCAAGCAGAGGTTTTATCGAATCATTGGAC